Part of the Penaeus vannamei isolate JL-2024 chromosome 9, ASM4276789v1, whole genome shotgun sequence genome is shown below.
GTGGACGATCTATTCTAGTACTTTACAATGTACAAAaatatgggggatgggaggaaataaGGTAACACACCACGAATTCAAACTCTAGTGGACAACAATAAACGGCGCTATGAACGTAACATTAAGTGATGTGGAAGTCTCCCTTCAGAAGTCTCGTGAACGTCTTCTTGAACTGCTGGTTGGCCAAGGCGTAGCAGAACGGGTTGATGGGGCTGTTGGCGTAGCACAGGAAGTAGAAGAACATGTACACGTGGGCGTTGGTGCACAGGCAGACGGACTCCATGATGGCGATGATGTGGTAGGGCGTCCAGCAGGCCACGAAGGCGCCCATGATCACCGAGATCGTCTTGAGGGCTTTGTTGGCGCGGTTCTGCGACTTggacttcttctcctcctgttccttcttcttcttcttgaagcgGATCTTCTTGCCGAGGTTCTTCAGCACGGCCTTCTTATTCTGGGCCTTGTCCTCGTCCTGGCAGCCTTCAGCATCGGCGCTGTGGCCTCTGGGCGTCTTGAAGGGGCTGCTGCAGGAGGCGCTCACGGGGCCCCCGTTGGCGGGCTTGGCGGGCGCGCTGTTGCCCTGAGCCTTCGCCGGCACCACCGCTATCTGCGGGGGCAAGGCGGACGGCGCCAGGGTGATGGCGGTCGTGGGGTCCCTCAGGGGCGGGGTCGGGACCTTCTTCGCCGCCACGGCCGGCTTGGCAGCCTCTTTGACCGGCGTGGGCGGAGGCGGGAGGGGCGGGCTCGAGCCTAAAGTGTTCTTTAAGGGCGGCGAAGCAGGCTTTGGCGTCGAGGCGTTGGAGGAGTCCAGGCCATTTCGGAGTGACCCGTTGCCGTTGTTAGAGGGGacaggcgtgggcgtgagggtcgCCGACGGGGACGGGGCGGCCGTGGGCGCATCCAATCGGCGGGACGAATCCTCTGGGGACGCCGTGGCGTCGTGGTGCGTCCAGGAGGACGACGGAGGGCTCTCTACAACGGGCGACGGCACGACCACCGAACTCTCGTCCATGAATCGCAGGTCGCTGGTGTCCATGGAAACTACGCAGTCGTAGGTGCTgagggtgggcgtggtgggcttAATGTCCAACGTGGTGGGTCTCTGAGGCGAGAGCGGGTTGTCGGCGAAGGCTGCCGGCGGAGCGATGGCCTCGATGGCGGCTGCGGTGGTAGGCGTCAGGGGCGTGGACGCGGCCAGGGGGTTGAGGCCGGGCTGGAAGGGCGTGGAGGACGACGGGGGAGGGGGCACTATGGGGATGTCGGCCAAGGGGGAGGACAAGGCGCTGGGGACGCCCGAGTTCTGGCCGGAGCCCAGGATGGCGGCCACGGAGTCTGCGGGGACAGGGTGGATGACGGGCAGCGCTAGCAGCGGGTCGCAGTTGTCGGCGTCCAGGAGGCTCTGCTCGGGGATCTTCTTCAGCGCCTCTGGCGGCGGGGACCTCTTGTTGGCTGGCAGAGGCGGAGGCTCAATCTTGGGCAGGCTGGAGCTGCTGTCCCTTTTCTCGTCCTCGCTCTCGATGCCACTGCTGgacttctcctgctccttctcggGGTCCTTCTTCATCTCCATGAAGCTGGTGGTCTCTGTGGTGGCCGTTGAGGCGAGCTGCGGCGGCTTCACGAGCGCCTCCTTCGGCTTGTCTTGGCTGAGGAGTGTGCTCTGCGTCTTGGACATTGTTAggctgcctcctccacctccacctccgcctccgttGGCGCTGCTTCCTCCGCCATCTGCACTGCCGCTGCTCTTCCCTGCGAGGCTTGGCGCTGCGGTACTCGACTTGCCTCCTGCTGTTGACGTCAGGGCCGCTGGCGGGGCCTTCTTGTTCCCGTCTGTGGCGCCCGAGGGCTTGAGGTTCATCAAGGCCTGcgcctgcttcttcttctcgcgAGACCTCTTGGACATCTCGTAGGCCGTCTGGTAGATCCCGGCATAGAGCACGAACAGGACCCCGAGCGGGATCCAGTAGTAGGCCACGATGAGAGATGTGTTGAACACCGGGTTCTTAAGGAACTGCACCATGCACTCGCCGGGACCGAGGTCGCGGTAGCCGATGAAGTGCTCCCAGCCGAAGATGCTGACGAAGAAGAGCAGCGCGGGCACGATCCACGTGAcgacgatcatgatgatgacgcgGTTCTTGGTGCGCCACGAACGGTACTTGGCCGCGATCTTGACGGAGCAGAAGCGGTCAATTGTGATGAGCAGGACGGTGAACTGCGACACGAGGCACACCGTGTAGTCGACGGAGAGCCACAGGTCGCATAAGATGGGCCCGAGGTCCCAGTAACCGATCAGGACGTACACGGTGTAGAAGGGCATCGATACGCTGCCGATCAGGAGGTCCGTGATGGCGAGCGACGCCAGGAAGTAGTTGGAGGGCTGGCGGATGGCGCGCTCGCAGATGAAGGCCAGCAGCACCAGGATGTTGCCgaagacagtgatgatgatgcacAGCGATAAACAAACGCCGATAAAGATGGTGGAGGGAAGGCTGAAGGGCGGCGGGATCGGCAGAGGGTCTGCGGTGGAATTGCAAGCAGCGGGCGAGGAGCCGTTCCCCACGCAGCAGGAGGCGTTCGCCAGGAGACACTGCAGATCCAGGTCGCGCAAGTCCCCGGCGCCATCGAGGAGCTCAAGCAGTGTGCCATTGACGACGTCCGTCCAGTTGAGAGGGCGCGAGCCTGCGTAGGGCGTGCCCTCCTCGCCGTCGGAGGGGACAGCTCCCGACTTGGTCTTCCGCCTGTAAGAAGGGAGAGCGTCAGCTGTTGGTCATGGTAAAAGATCAGGCGACGAAACCTCGAGAGGAAACGTCTCGTTTGTGAAAAAAATGGCGGATACAGGAATATGAAAATGAGTAATGGATTCACTCCTATAAAGACACATCATTTTTATTgaggaaacaaaaatgaaatgcaTGTTTACGCTGGACATTTGTTTTTCGAGAACACTATTCGGCCTCGAATTATATTTGGATTAATATTTGGCCATTGTAGTCTGACCTACAGTGTATAAGgactatatatctattattacatATTTCATTTGTTCTCCAGTATCAATAGCAAATTCTAAGTATTAGATAAGATTCCAACATATTTACATGAACATTTATATCGCAATGTAGAACAGTCTTCCTATTTTACAACACAAGGGAAATTGAATTGAAAGAACAAAGAGGCACGTCCCAGGCGGGAGCATTACGGAACAGCAAGTGAGTAAGATCGGAGGCAACAGGCGGGGTGTCATGGAATATTCACGGgccgaaaggaaggagagggttacACGAACATGCACCTTCAAGGAAGTTCCCTGAGGATCACATCGATATAATGAAACACGGCAAGCATATTCCGTAAAGTTTCTTAAGTTTTTTATTGTGCGACAACATTTGCCATACAGTGACAATAAGGGGAGGTTTGCTAGAACCTACTATACATGTCACAAAGGTATATAATTCTAGGTTGGACTTACTTCTAGTTATTCATGAAGTGACGTCATAGACAACGATACATATCGaagtatataactatgtatgatatatgtatagattatatatatatacatattatatgtatatatatgtatatatgtaaatatatatatatacatatatatatatacatatatatatatatatatatatatatatatatatatatatatatatatatatatatatatccatgcatatatatatatatatatatatatatatatatatatatatatatatatatatatatatatatatatatatatatatatatatatatatatatatacatatatatattacttaaatatatatatatatatatatatatatatatatatatatatatatatatatatatatatatatatatatatatatatatatatatatatatatatataaggtaaacATCATATCTAGTATCTTTCAAACAATATCTATATGGGAACACATAAAAGCTGCGGGAAACTTGAGCGTGAAAATatcacacaagtatatatatatatatatatatatatatatatatatatatatatatatatatatatatatatatatatatatatatagacacacacacacacacatacacacacacacacacacagaaaacatacacacacacacacacacacacacacacacacacatataaatatatgtataaatatattatgtatatatatatatatatatatatatatatatatatatatatatatatatatatatatatatatatatatatatatatatatatatataaacacacacacacacatgtgcatgtgtgtctgttcgtatatgttagtgtgtgtgtgttcgtatgcgttagtgtgtttgtgtgtgtctgcgtgtttgtgcctctgtgtgtgtgtgtgtgtatgcgtatgcgtgtgagtaagaaaatggaaaaagagaaagaaagaaaaaaaaaaagaaggaaagaagaagaaaaagaagaaaaacgagcgTGCTATTTAGGAAGCGGCTCGGCGTGTCCGCCTCAGCCTTCCTCCGTGAGTTGAAATTAATCCCGATATAATAAGCTTAGTaatgaggaggtgagagagagacaaaaaaaaaaaaaaaaaaaaaaaaaaaaaaaaaaaaaaaaaaaaatacagtgataataataataataataaaaaaaaaaaaaaaacagaaattcggagaaagaagagagaaaggacaaagaagagaaacacagacacacacacacgcacacacatacaaacgtgagtgtccacatacaaaaatacaaatacaaataaagaacaagatatggaagagaaaaaaataaaaaaaggtagagagaaacaTCGTCCAAAGGCATAGCGAACCCCAGGCCTCACCCATAAAGCCGTCTCCCACGTGTTGAATCAATAGCAAGTCGCCCTTAGAGACCACCCTCCCTAGATGCGGCCAGGCACAGCCCACAGAATGCGAGAGAAGCCGTTTAAGCGTGACCctagggccggggggggggggtgagggggaggggtgaagaggatttgaatgaggagtgagtgaggagtgagtgaggagtcaAAGAGGAATtcgagagggggggcggagggtaaagggtgagagaggagtgagtgaggaatgaaagaagagtgagtgaggagtgaaacaggagggagaagggagtgaatgaggagtgaggaaggtgtGAATGTAGAGTGAAAGATaagggatagaaaaaggaaagagcaatGAATAAGCAGTGGATGAAAAATACATGTAGAGGGAAtgtagagtgaaagagtgaatgagaagtGAATGTATagtggataaagagagacagagaaatgaaagagagaaaaaaagtagtgaGAGAGAAGTGCTCATTGAAGTAAATGAAAAGTGAATAAGGAGTGAATGTGGAGTCAATGAAGAGCGGCAGAGGGGTGATAAAGGAGTAAATGTATAGagaataaaaagtgaaagaggagtAAATAAGTAATGAAGAATGAGGTTGGTGGGGATGGAAAGAGTTGGGGGTAAAGAAGgttggtggggatggaggggttgCTGGGGGTGAGGCAGGttgttggagaaggagagagttggtggaaatagagagagttgttagaaatagagagacttgttggagatggagagagttgttggagagagagagagttggtggaaatagagagagttgttggagatggagaggggtgagatgggggaggggaaggttggagagagttgatggagatggaaaaagttgatggagatggaggaagttggtggaaatggagaaagatggtGGAGGCTGGTGGAGATGGAACGAATTGGTGGAAATGGAGAAAGTTGGAGATGGTGGAGGCAGCTGGGGAtggagagagttgagggggatggggaaggttggTAAGGGGGGAGATTGTTGGTGAAGACCGAGAGcgttggtgggggtaggggaggctggtggagatggggaaggttggtgggggtgagggcaaTGGGGGAATAATCAATCAATATGCTGGTGGCATCTGGCAATTCACCTGCACCCACCTGGCTGTTAAATGGCAACTGACGAGTAgccaaagaaaaggggaagagagaaagaatgactggggaaagaaagaaaggaagaaaggagaaagatagatgagaaagagaaaagggaaaaagagaaaggggaaagagagaaaggaagagaatggaaagaaagaaagggaaaaaggagaaaaagagaaactggggaaagagagaatggggaaagagagaggaaagagagaaagggagaaaggggaaaaagagagagaaaggggaaaaagagaggggagaaggtatgaaaggaagaggaggaaagggcagagtaggatggataaagagagacagagagagataaaagatagatagatatagagagaagaagaagaagaagagagagagatagatagatagacagatagatagatagatagatagatagagagagagagagagagagagaagagtaatgtagagaaaagaatagatgaggagagagagcgagagaaagagccttATGTAAGTCAAGTGTGTGTTGCTAGGGTGAGTTGCTGGGGTCATAAAAGAGTAAAACTGGGTGGGAGGAGCGAgcgaaaaacaaagggaaaaataaacacctatatattgtatatatgtataaatgttaatatatatatatatatatatatatatatatatatatatatatatatatatatatatatatactatgtatacgtatatatatttttttccattgtgagtgcgtgtgttagtgtgtgtgtgcctgtatatacgtgtatgtgtctgtgtagataaatggatagatagagaaataaatagataaatagatatgagataaatttagatattgacatgcacatatatatagatataagtatagatatagataaagatattgataagtaaacctaaatataggtagatagataactgataaaaaaaaaaaatatatgaacaaatcaTCTAAATTCCAGAGGTTTTATTCTTTGCATGGTGAAGATAAATGCCTTGGTGAATAAAATAAATTGCGTCATTACGAAACCTCTAAGCACTTGCAAGGCTTACACGCAAAACTGCAGTCATACACCGCTGGTAATTAATAAGCACCGTGTTCACCTCATATTGCAGGAAATAGCGGAAGAAACGGGATTTGAACATGGAAATGGAAAAGTAATCCGCAAACCAGTTGTAaagtcatgtatatatgcatttaaatatttgtgtgtgtgtgtatatatatatatatatatatatatatatatatatatatatatatatatatatatatatatatatatatatatatatatatatatatatagatagatagatagatagatagatagatagatagatagatagatagatagatagatagatagatatagatatatagatatatagatatatagatatggatatttatacacgcaaatatgtgtatataatatatatctatgtgtgtgtgtgtgtgtgtgtatgcatatatatatatatatatatatatgtatatatatatatatacatatatatatatatacatatatatatatatgtatatatatatatgtatatatatatatatatatgtatatatagatatgtatatatatatatatatatacatatatatatatatatgtatatatatatatatatatatatatatatatatatatatatatatatatatgtatatatataaatatttatatatatattatatatatatatatatatatatatatatatatatatatatatatatatgtatgcgtgtgtatatgtataaatatatgtatgaaggtatgtatgtatgcatgtatgtataactgtatgtgtgtatgtgtgtatatgtgtatatgtatatatgtatattatatatatatatatatatatatatatatatatatatatatatatatatatatatatatata
Proteins encoded:
- the LOC113830362 gene encoding muscarinic acetylcholine receptor gar-2; this translates as MWTSARDVIFQEDQSSPKVEKTSRSGGPILATPRQSTSGKRHQQRGRKPLTANPPLSVTLQAFFPPENRSSLFQLGVKCESKPTRGSRKQLSPLRAGLTRSSLLCYFSGLEAPILQLLPGIPRTLRILPNQTGIVPGMTGMRTYPTQKLLTGINCGYLNKLDPTFASWSARADALPSYRRKTKSGAVPSDGEEGTPYAGSRPLNWTDVVNGTLLELLDGAGDLRDLDLQCLLANASCCVGNGSSPAACNSTADPLPIPPPFSLPSTIFIGVCLSLCIIITVFGNILVLLAFICERAIRQPSNYFLASLAITDLLIGSVSMPFYTVYVLIGYWDLGPILCDLWLSVDYTVCLVSQFTVLLITIDRFCSVKIAAKYRSWRTKNRVIIMIVVTWIVPALLFFVSIFGWEHFIGYRDLGPGECMVQFLKNPVFNTSLIVAYYWIPLGVLFVLYAGIYQTAYEMSKRSREKKKQAQALMNLKPSGATDGNKKAPPAALTSTAGGNSANGGGGGGGGGSLTMSKTQSTLLSQDKPKEALVKPPQLASTATTETTSFMEMKKDPEKEQEKSSSGIESEDEKRDSSSSLPKIEPPPLPANKRSPPPEALKKIPEQSLLDADNCDPLLALPVIHPVPADSVAAILGSGQNSGVPSALSSPLADIPIVPPPPSSSTPFQPGLNPLAASTPLTPTTAAAIEAIAPPAAFADNPLSPQRPTTLDIKPTTPTLSTYDCVVSMDTSDLRFMDESSVVVPSPVVESPPSSSWTHHDATASPEDSSRRLDAPTAAPSPSATLTPTPVPSNNGNGSLRNGLDSSNASTPKPASPPLKNTLGSSPPLPPPPTPVKEAAKPAVAAKKVPTPPLRDPTTAITLAPSALPPQIAVVPAKAQGNSAPAKPANGGPVSASCSSPFKTPRGHSADAEGCQDEDKAQNKKAVLKNLGKKIRFKKKKKEQEEKKSKSQNRANKALKTISVIMGAFVACWTPYHIIAIMESVCLCTNAHVYMFFYFLCYANSPINPFCYALANQQFKKTFTRLLKGDFHIT